Proteins encoded together in one Candidatus Neomarinimicrobiota bacterium window:
- the queF gene encoding preQ(1) synthase → MTEETWHELEVVPNKYEDRDYTVNISIPEFTCVCPRTGLPDFATITINYVPDKHLVELKSLKYYILNYRNLGIFHEEAANRILDDIKKAAKPRQIEVIGEFNPRGGIKTVVTSRWPE, encoded by the coding sequence ATGACCGAAGAGACCTGGCACGAACTCGAGGTTGTCCCCAATAAATACGAGGACCGCGACTACACCGTAAATATTTCCATCCCCGAATTCACCTGCGTCTGTCCCCGGACAGGACTGCCCGACTTTGCCACCATCACCATCAATTACGTGCCCGACAAGCATTTAGTGGAGCTGAAATCTCTCAAATACTATATCCTGAACTACCGCAATCTGGGCATATTTCACGAGGAGGCCGCCAACCGTATTCTAGACGATATCAAGAAGGCCGCTAAGCCGCGGCAGATAGAAGTAATCGGGGAATTCAACCCCCGGGGCGGTATCAAGACCGTGGTGACGTCGCGCTGGCCGGAGTGA